A single window of Sphaerodactylus townsendi isolate TG3544 linkage group LG03, MPM_Stown_v2.3, whole genome shotgun sequence DNA harbors:
- the RSAD1 gene encoding radical S-adenosyl methionine domain-containing protein 1, mitochondrial isoform X1 — MSALHKLRARIPAGLRGLRPAATRRLTRAHTLAPEKQAALYVHWPFCEKRCSYCNFNKYIPRNVDELRMRDCLIQETKTLIQLSQVQRITSVFFGGGTPSMASPLTIDNILDTISQCAHLAEGTEITLEANPTSAEASRLAEFQRAGVNRLSIGIQSLNDADLKLLGRNHTAADALRTLEEAKRLFPGHTSVDLIFGLPGQTVTSWVQSLQRLLSMCDDHVSLYQLTLERGTSLFKQVYQGYLPMPDGDVVAEMYECAQHILQDTGFRQYEVSNFARNGALSAHNLSYWQGNQYIGIGPGAHGRFVLSGDGKRHREARIQTLEPDIWMKEVLAFGHGTRKRTALSELDRLEEVLVLGLRMDVGISHQHWLQIAPTFSLWKVFGESDEVKELQEQGLLLLDDRGLRCSRKGLAVLDTLLLTLLSQLEQAWAEKEETSSGT; from the exons ATGAGCGCCCTGCACAAACTGCGCGCCAGGATCCCAGCGGGGCTGCGCGGACTCCGACCTGCTGCAACCCGCCGCCTGACCCGAGCCCACACCCTGGCGCCGGAAAAGCAAGCCGCTCTCTACGTCCAC TGGCCTTTCTGTGAAAAACGCTGCAGCTACTGCAACTTCAACAAGTACATTCCCCGCAATGTTGATGAGCTAAGAATGAGAGACTGCCTCATTCAGGAGACAAAAACATTGATTCAACTTAGCCAGGTCCAGAG AATTACTTCAGTATTTTTTGGTGGAGGAACACCAAGTATGGCCAGCCCACTCACAATTGATAATATCCTGGACACCATCTCTCAATGTGCCCATTTAGCAGAAGGAACGGAGATCACATTGGAAGCCAACCCAACTTCAGCTGAAGCTTCACGTCTTGCAGAGTTCCAGAGAGCTGGTGTCAACCGCCTTTCCATTGGCATACAA TCCCTTAATGATGCAGACCTGAAGCTCCTTGGAAGGAACCACACAGCGGCTGACGCCTTGAGAACCTTAGAAGAAGCTAAGAGACTCTTTCCTGGCCATACATCTGTTGACCTCATATTTGGTCTCCCGGGACAGACAGTTACATCATGGGTCCAGAGTTTGCAGAGATTGCTCTCCATGTGTGATGATCATGTCTCTCTCTACCAGCTGACCCTGGAAAGGGGTACCTCTCTTTTCAAACAGGTCTACCAGGGATACCTGCCCATGCCAGATGGAGATGTAGTAGCAGAGATGTATGAGTGTGCACAACACATTCTACAGGATACAGGTTTTCGTCAGTATGAGGTCTCAAATTTTGCTAGAAAT ggagCACTTAGTGCCCATAACCTGTCCTACTGGCAAGGCAATCAATATATTGGGATCGGACCAG GAGCCCATGGTAGGTTTGTGCTATCAGGAGATGGCAAGAGGCATCGAGAAGCCAGAATACAGACCCTGGAGCCAGATATATGGATGAAGGAGGTCCTGGCCTTTGGGCATGGAACCCGGAAGCGGACTGCGTTGAGTGAACTGGACAG ATTAGAAGAGGTTCTGGTACTTGGACTCCGCATGGATGTAGGAATTTCACATCAG CACTGGCTTCAAATTGCCCCCACTTTCAGTCTGTGGAAGGTGTTTGGGGAATCAGATGAAGTAAAAGAGTTGCAGGAGCAAGGCTTGCTCCTTCTAGACGACAG GGGCCTCAGGTGCTCTCGGAAAGGGCTGGCTGTGCTGGATACTCTGCTTCTGacacttctgagccaacttgagcaagcttgggcagaaaaagaagaaacatcAAGTGGGACCTGA
- the RSAD1 gene encoding radical S-adenosyl methionine domain-containing protein 1, mitochondrial isoform X2, whose protein sequence is MSALHKLRARIPAGLRGLRPAATRRLTRAHTLAPEKQAALYVHWPFCEKRCSYCNFNKYIPRNVDELRMRDCLIQETKTLIQLSQVQRITSVFFGGGTPSMASPLTIDNILDTISQCAHLAEGTEITLEANPTSAEASRLAEFQRAGVNRLSIGIQSLNDADLKLLGRNHTAADALRTLEEAKRLFPGHTSVDLIFGLPGQTVTSWVQSLQRLLSMCDDHVSLYQLTLERGTSLFKQVYQGYLPMPDGDVVAEMYECAQHILQDTGFRQYEVSNFARNGALSAHNLSYWQGNQYIGIGPGAHGRFVLSGDGKRHREARIQTLEPDIWMKEVLAFGHGTRKRTALSELDRLEEVLVLGLRMDVGISHQHWLQIAPTFSLWKVFGESDEVKELQEQGLLLLDDRGLRCSRKGLAVLDTLLLTLLSQLEQAWAEKEETSSGT, encoded by the exons ATGAGCGCCCTGCACAAACTGCGCGCCAGGATCCCAGCGGGGCTGCGCGGACTCCGACCTGCTGCAACCCGCCGCCTGACCCGAGCCCACACCCTGGCGCCGGAAAAGCAAGCCGCTCTCTACGTCCAC TGGCCTTTCTGTGAAAAACGCTGCAGCTACTGCAACTTCAACAAGTACATTCCCCGCAATGTTGATGAGCTAAGAATGAGAGACTGCCTCATTCAGGAGACAAAAACATTGATTCAACTTAGCCAGGTCCAGAG AATTACTTCAGTATTTTTTGGTGGAGGAACACCAAGTATGGCCAGCCCACTCACAATTGATAATATCCTGGACACCATCTCTCAATGTGCCCATTTAGCAGAAGGAACGGAGATCACATTGGAAGCCAACCCAACTTCAGCTGAAGCTTCACGTCTTGCAGAGTTCCAGAGAGCTGGTGTCAACCGCCTTTCCATTGGCATACAA TCCCTTAATGATGCAGACCTGAAGCTCCTTGGAAGGAACCACACAGCGGCTGACGCCTTGAGAACCTTAGAAGAAGCTAAGAGACTCTTTCCTGGCCATACATCTGTTGACCTCATATTTGGTCTCCCGGGACAGACAGTTACATCATGGGTCCAGAGTTTGCAGAGATTGCTCTCCATGTGTGATGATCATGTCTCTCTCTACCAGCTGACCCTGGAAAGGGGTACCTCTCTTTTCAAACAGGTCTACCAGGGATACCTGCCCATGCCAGATGGAGATGTAGTAGCAGAGATGTATGAGTGTGCACAACACATTCTACAGGATACAGGTTTTCGTCAGTATGAGGTCTCAAATTTTGCTAGAAAT ggagCACTTAGTGCCCATAACCTGTCCTACTGGCAAGGCAATCAATATATTGGGATCGGACCAG GAGCCCATGGTAGGTTTGTGCTATCAGGAGATGGCAAGAGGCATCGAGAAGCCAGAATACAGACCCTGGAGCCAGATATATGGATGAAGGAGGTCCTGGCCTTTGGGCATGGAACCCGGAAGCGGACTGCGTTGAGTGAACTGGACAG ATTAGAAGAGGTTCTGGTACTTGGACTCCGCATGGATGTAGGAATTTCACATCAG CACTGGCTTCAAATTGCCCCCACTTTCAGTCTGTGGAAGGTGTTTGGGGAATCAGATGAAGTAAAAGAGTTGCAGGAGCAAGGCTTGCTCCTTCTAGACGACAG GGGCCTCAGGTGCTCTCGGAAAGGGCTGGCTGTGCTGGATACTCTGCTTCTGacacttctgagccaacttgagcaagcttgggcagaaaaagaagaaacatcAAGTGGGACC TGA
- the RSAD1 gene encoding radical S-adenosyl methionine domain-containing protein 1, mitochondrial isoform X4, whose translation MCQEWPFCEKRCSYCNFNKYIPRNVDELRMRDCLIQETKTLIQLSQVQRITSVFFGGGTPSMASPLTIDNILDTISQCAHLAEGTEITLEANPTSAEASRLAEFQRAGVNRLSIGIQSLNDADLKLLGRNHTAADALRTLEEAKRLFPGHTSVDLIFGLPGQTVTSWVQSLQRLLSMCDDHVSLYQLTLERGTSLFKQVYQGYLPMPDGDVVAEMYECAQHILQDTGFRQYEVSNFARNGALSAHNLSYWQGNQYIGIGPGAHGRFVLSGDGKRHREARIQTLEPDIWMKEVLAFGHGTRKRTALSELDRLEEVLVLGLRMDVGISHQHWLQIAPTFSLWKVFGESDEVKELQEQGLLLLDDRGLRCSRKGLAVLDTLLLTLLSQLEQAWAEKEETSSGT comes from the exons ATGTGCCAGGAG TGGCCTTTCTGTGAAAAACGCTGCAGCTACTGCAACTTCAACAAGTACATTCCCCGCAATGTTGATGAGCTAAGAATGAGAGACTGCCTCATTCAGGAGACAAAAACATTGATTCAACTTAGCCAGGTCCAGAG AATTACTTCAGTATTTTTTGGTGGAGGAACACCAAGTATGGCCAGCCCACTCACAATTGATAATATCCTGGACACCATCTCTCAATGTGCCCATTTAGCAGAAGGAACGGAGATCACATTGGAAGCCAACCCAACTTCAGCTGAAGCTTCACGTCTTGCAGAGTTCCAGAGAGCTGGTGTCAACCGCCTTTCCATTGGCATACAA TCCCTTAATGATGCAGACCTGAAGCTCCTTGGAAGGAACCACACAGCGGCTGACGCCTTGAGAACCTTAGAAGAAGCTAAGAGACTCTTTCCTGGCCATACATCTGTTGACCTCATATTTGGTCTCCCGGGACAGACAGTTACATCATGGGTCCAGAGTTTGCAGAGATTGCTCTCCATGTGTGATGATCATGTCTCTCTCTACCAGCTGACCCTGGAAAGGGGTACCTCTCTTTTCAAACAGGTCTACCAGGGATACCTGCCCATGCCAGATGGAGATGTAGTAGCAGAGATGTATGAGTGTGCACAACACATTCTACAGGATACAGGTTTTCGTCAGTATGAGGTCTCAAATTTTGCTAGAAAT ggagCACTTAGTGCCCATAACCTGTCCTACTGGCAAGGCAATCAATATATTGGGATCGGACCAG GAGCCCATGGTAGGTTTGTGCTATCAGGAGATGGCAAGAGGCATCGAGAAGCCAGAATACAGACCCTGGAGCCAGATATATGGATGAAGGAGGTCCTGGCCTTTGGGCATGGAACCCGGAAGCGGACTGCGTTGAGTGAACTGGACAG ATTAGAAGAGGTTCTGGTACTTGGACTCCGCATGGATGTAGGAATTTCACATCAG CACTGGCTTCAAATTGCCCCCACTTTCAGTCTGTGGAAGGTGTTTGGGGAATCAGATGAAGTAAAAGAGTTGCAGGAGCAAGGCTTGCTCCTTCTAGACGACAG GGGCCTCAGGTGCTCTCGGAAAGGGCTGGCTGTGCTGGATACTCTGCTTCTGacacttctgagccaacttgagcaagcttgggcagaaaaagaagaaacatcAAGTGGGACCTGA
- the RSAD1 gene encoding radical S-adenosyl methionine domain-containing protein 1, mitochondrial isoform X3 yields the protein MLVLHVKRGFLLYDRALKDVKPSLLHPLQCIWPFCEKRCSYCNFNKYIPRNVDELRMRDCLIQETKTLIQLSQVQRITSVFFGGGTPSMASPLTIDNILDTISQCAHLAEGTEITLEANPTSAEASRLAEFQRAGVNRLSIGIQSLNDADLKLLGRNHTAADALRTLEEAKRLFPGHTSVDLIFGLPGQTVTSWVQSLQRLLSMCDDHVSLYQLTLERGTSLFKQVYQGYLPMPDGDVVAEMYECAQHILQDTGFRQYEVSNFARNGALSAHNLSYWQGNQYIGIGPGAHGRFVLSGDGKRHREARIQTLEPDIWMKEVLAFGHGTRKRTALSELDRLEEVLVLGLRMDVGISHQHWLQIAPTFSLWKVFGESDEVKELQEQGLLLLDDRGLRCSRKGLAVLDTLLLTLLSQLEQAWAEKEETSSGT from the exons ATGTTAGTTCTCCATGTCAAGAGAGGTTTTCTTCTATATGACAGAGCTCTCAAAGATGTGAagccttctcttctccacccACTGCAGTGCATA TGGCCTTTCTGTGAAAAACGCTGCAGCTACTGCAACTTCAACAAGTACATTCCCCGCAATGTTGATGAGCTAAGAATGAGAGACTGCCTCATTCAGGAGACAAAAACATTGATTCAACTTAGCCAGGTCCAGAG AATTACTTCAGTATTTTTTGGTGGAGGAACACCAAGTATGGCCAGCCCACTCACAATTGATAATATCCTGGACACCATCTCTCAATGTGCCCATTTAGCAGAAGGAACGGAGATCACATTGGAAGCCAACCCAACTTCAGCTGAAGCTTCACGTCTTGCAGAGTTCCAGAGAGCTGGTGTCAACCGCCTTTCCATTGGCATACAA TCCCTTAATGATGCAGACCTGAAGCTCCTTGGAAGGAACCACACAGCGGCTGACGCCTTGAGAACCTTAGAAGAAGCTAAGAGACTCTTTCCTGGCCATACATCTGTTGACCTCATATTTGGTCTCCCGGGACAGACAGTTACATCATGGGTCCAGAGTTTGCAGAGATTGCTCTCCATGTGTGATGATCATGTCTCTCTCTACCAGCTGACCCTGGAAAGGGGTACCTCTCTTTTCAAACAGGTCTACCAGGGATACCTGCCCATGCCAGATGGAGATGTAGTAGCAGAGATGTATGAGTGTGCACAACACATTCTACAGGATACAGGTTTTCGTCAGTATGAGGTCTCAAATTTTGCTAGAAAT ggagCACTTAGTGCCCATAACCTGTCCTACTGGCAAGGCAATCAATATATTGGGATCGGACCAG GAGCCCATGGTAGGTTTGTGCTATCAGGAGATGGCAAGAGGCATCGAGAAGCCAGAATACAGACCCTGGAGCCAGATATATGGATGAAGGAGGTCCTGGCCTTTGGGCATGGAACCCGGAAGCGGACTGCGTTGAGTGAACTGGACAG ATTAGAAGAGGTTCTGGTACTTGGACTCCGCATGGATGTAGGAATTTCACATCAG CACTGGCTTCAAATTGCCCCCACTTTCAGTCTGTGGAAGGTGTTTGGGGAATCAGATGAAGTAAAAGAGTTGCAGGAGCAAGGCTTGCTCCTTCTAGACGACAG GGGCCTCAGGTGCTCTCGGAAAGGGCTGGCTGTGCTGGATACTCTGCTTCTGacacttctgagccaacttgagcaagcttgggcagaaaaagaagaaacatcAAGTGGGACCTGA
- the RSAD1 gene encoding radical S-adenosyl methionine domain-containing protein 1, mitochondrial isoform X5, which yields MRDCLIQETKTLIQLSQVQRITSVFFGGGTPSMASPLTIDNILDTISQCAHLAEGTEITLEANPTSAEASRLAEFQRAGVNRLSIGIQSLNDADLKLLGRNHTAADALRTLEEAKRLFPGHTSVDLIFGLPGQTVTSWVQSLQRLLSMCDDHVSLYQLTLERGTSLFKQVYQGYLPMPDGDVVAEMYECAQHILQDTGFRQYEVSNFARNGALSAHNLSYWQGNQYIGIGPGAHGRFVLSGDGKRHREARIQTLEPDIWMKEVLAFGHGTRKRTALSELDRLEEVLVLGLRMDVGISHQHWLQIAPTFSLWKVFGESDEVKELQEQGLLLLDDRGLRCSRKGLAVLDTLLLTLLSQLEQAWAEKEETSSGT from the exons ATGAGAGACTGCCTCATTCAGGAGACAAAAACATTGATTCAACTTAGCCAGGTCCAGAG AATTACTTCAGTATTTTTTGGTGGAGGAACACCAAGTATGGCCAGCCCACTCACAATTGATAATATCCTGGACACCATCTCTCAATGTGCCCATTTAGCAGAAGGAACGGAGATCACATTGGAAGCCAACCCAACTTCAGCTGAAGCTTCACGTCTTGCAGAGTTCCAGAGAGCTGGTGTCAACCGCCTTTCCATTGGCATACAA TCCCTTAATGATGCAGACCTGAAGCTCCTTGGAAGGAACCACACAGCGGCTGACGCCTTGAGAACCTTAGAAGAAGCTAAGAGACTCTTTCCTGGCCATACATCTGTTGACCTCATATTTGGTCTCCCGGGACAGACAGTTACATCATGGGTCCAGAGTTTGCAGAGATTGCTCTCCATGTGTGATGATCATGTCTCTCTCTACCAGCTGACCCTGGAAAGGGGTACCTCTCTTTTCAAACAGGTCTACCAGGGATACCTGCCCATGCCAGATGGAGATGTAGTAGCAGAGATGTATGAGTGTGCACAACACATTCTACAGGATACAGGTTTTCGTCAGTATGAGGTCTCAAATTTTGCTAGAAAT ggagCACTTAGTGCCCATAACCTGTCCTACTGGCAAGGCAATCAATATATTGGGATCGGACCAG GAGCCCATGGTAGGTTTGTGCTATCAGGAGATGGCAAGAGGCATCGAGAAGCCAGAATACAGACCCTGGAGCCAGATATATGGATGAAGGAGGTCCTGGCCTTTGGGCATGGAACCCGGAAGCGGACTGCGTTGAGTGAACTGGACAG ATTAGAAGAGGTTCTGGTACTTGGACTCCGCATGGATGTAGGAATTTCACATCAG CACTGGCTTCAAATTGCCCCCACTTTCAGTCTGTGGAAGGTGTTTGGGGAATCAGATGAAGTAAAAGAGTTGCAGGAGCAAGGCTTGCTCCTTCTAGACGACAG GGGCCTCAGGTGCTCTCGGAAAGGGCTGGCTGTGCTGGATACTCTGCTTCTGacacttctgagccaacttgagcaagcttgggcagaaaaagaagaaacatcAAGTGGGACCTGA